One genomic window of Candidatus Pseudobacter hemicellulosilyticus includes the following:
- a CDS encoding S41 family peptidase: protein MKLSLRHWNIVIGFGLLLFITGCAGSRTAFDPQRKYAPAILREDYTLFRNVLEESHPGLYWFSPKDTMDRYFQEGYQQLNDSLTEPEFRRLLSYVASRINCGHTTVKYSKKYSRYLDTLRQPIFPLSMKVWPDSMVVAANLNRRDSILRRGTVITAIDGHSTRQLTDTFFSLLSGDGHILTGKYQSLSNRGSFGGFYRTVYGLRDQFRIRYIDPTGNEQEVMTPVYNPPPDTPVKNITAQGNRKPEKEAPRPVILRGSRNIQLDTTLHSAYMTVNTFERGHTLKRFFRRSFRELQRRDMRYLVLDVRGNGGGDAGNSTLLTRYLADHRFILADSLYAVKRSSRYSQHIQWQSVFWMMTQFMTRKRSDGHYHFGYFEKHAFRPKKRHHFNGDIYILTGGNSFSATTLFAKVLKGQSNVKIVGEETGGGAYGNNAWMIPDVTLPNTRVRFRLPRFRMVVDKDLVAAGRGILPDIEVAATAESIRLGTDPKIDTVRQLILQKAGLVRVKQ from the coding sequence ATGAAGCTGAGTTTGCGGCACTGGAATATTGTTATCGGGTTTGGGCTGCTCCTGTTCATCACAGGTTGCGCCGGGTCCCGCACCGCCTTTGATCCACAGCGGAAATACGCACCGGCCATTTTGCGGGAAGACTATACCCTTTTCCGTAATGTGCTGGAAGAATCCCATCCGGGACTGTATTGGTTCTCCCCAAAAGATACCATGGACCGGTATTTCCAGGAAGGCTATCAGCAGCTGAACGACTCGCTCACGGAGCCTGAGTTCCGCCGCCTGCTTTCCTATGTGGCCAGCAGGATCAATTGCGGCCATACCACCGTCAAGTATTCCAAAAAATACAGCCGTTACCTGGATACCTTGCGCCAGCCCATTTTTCCCCTGAGTATGAAAGTTTGGCCGGACAGTATGGTGGTAGCCGCTAACCTCAACCGCCGGGACTCCATCCTGCGGCGCGGAACGGTGATCACCGCTATCGACGGGCATTCTACCCGCCAGTTGACCGATACTTTTTTCAGCCTGCTCTCCGGCGATGGCCATATCCTTACCGGCAAGTACCAGTCGCTCAGCAACAGGGGCAGCTTCGGTGGTTTCTACCGTACTGTCTATGGGCTCAGGGACCAGTTCCGCATCCGCTATATTGATCCCACCGGTAACGAACAGGAAGTGATGACCCCGGTATACAATCCGCCTCCCGATACGCCTGTAAAGAATATAACAGCACAGGGTAACCGAAAACCGGAAAAGGAAGCGCCGCGGCCGGTGATCCTGCGTGGCAGCCGCAATATCCAGCTGGACACCACCCTGCACTCGGCCTATATGACCGTCAATACTTTTGAAAGAGGACATACCCTCAAAAGGTTCTTTCGCAGAAGTTTCCGCGAACTGCAACGCCGGGATATGCGCTACCTGGTATTGGATGTGCGGGGCAATGGCGGTGGTGATGCAGGGAACAGTACCCTGCTGACCCGCTACCTGGCAGACCATCGTTTCATCCTGGCCGACAGCCTCTATGCCGTAAAACGTTCCAGCCGCTACAGCCAGCATATCCAGTGGCAATCAGTATTCTGGATGATGACCCAGTTCATGACCCGCAAGCGCAGCGATGGCCATTATCATTTCGGCTATTTTGAGAAGCATGCTTTCCGGCCCAAAAAACGCCATCATTTTAATGGAGATATCTACATTCTCACCGGCGGTAATTCTTTTTCCGCCACTACCCTGTTTGCCAAAGTATTAAAGGGCCAGTCGAATGTGAAGATAGTAGGTGAAGAAACGGGCGGCGGCGCCTATGGCAACAATGCCTGGATGATCCCTGATGTTACCCTGCCCAATACCCGTGTCCGTTTCCGGCTGCCCCGGTTCCGGATGGTGGTGGACAAAGACCTGGTAGCAGCGGGCCGTGGCATCCTGCCGGATATTGAAGTGGCCGCTACAGCAGAAAGCATCCGCCTGGGCACCGATCCTAAAATTGATACCGTGCGTCAGCTGATCCTCCAGAAAGCAGGTTTGGTGAGAGTAAAACAATAA
- the thiL gene encoding thiamine-phosphate kinase: MSEERTEIGSLGEFGLIQHLTKNIEIQNASTIVGVGDDAAVIDHFGRQTVITTDMLIEGVHFDLMYTPLKHLGYKSVVVNISDIYAMNATPTQITLSLGLSNRISIEALDEFYEGVYAACAKYGVDLIGGDTCSSQKGFIISVTAIGEVAPDEYVRRSTAQKGDLLCCSGDLGAAYVGLLFLEREKKIYLEAPKVQPDLENESYVIGRLLKPEARKDIIQFFNDSAIRPTSMIDISDGLSSEILHLCEQSGLGCRLHEDKIPVAEEMKRAAFKFEIDPTACALSGGEDYELLFTLPQSEYDKLVLNEQISVIGYMTEAAEGAKIVTKGGNLHPITAQGWNAFKK, encoded by the coding sequence ATGAGCGAAGAAAGAACAGAAATAGGGTCGCTGGGGGAATTTGGCCTGATCCAGCACCTGACAAAAAATATAGAGATCCAGAACGCCTCCACTATTGTAGGCGTAGGCGATGATGCCGCTGTCATTGACCACTTTGGCCGGCAGACCGTGATCACCACCGATATGCTGATTGAAGGGGTTCATTTCGACCTGATGTACACCCCCCTCAAACACCTCGGCTATAAAAGCGTGGTGGTGAACATCAGTGATATTTATGCCATGAACGCCACGCCCACACAGATCACTCTGAGCCTGGGCCTCAGCAACCGGATCAGCATAGAAGCGCTGGACGAGTTCTATGAAGGGGTCTATGCTGCCTGCGCCAAATACGGCGTGGACCTGATCGGCGGCGACACCTGTTCTTCCCAGAAAGGTTTTATTATTTCCGTTACCGCCATCGGAGAAGTGGCGCCCGACGAATACGTCAGAAGAAGTACTGCACAGAAGGGCGACCTGCTCTGCTGCAGCGGCGACCTGGGCGCAGCCTATGTAGGCCTGCTCTTCCTGGAAAGAGAAAAGAAAATTTATCTGGAAGCACCCAAGGTGCAGCCCGACCTGGAGAACGAATCTTATGTCATTGGCCGGCTCCTGAAACCCGAAGCGCGGAAAGACATTATCCAGTTCTTCAACGACAGCGCCATCCGTCCTACTTCCATGATCGATATCAGCGACGGCCTCAGCTCCGAGATACTGCATCTCTGTGAGCAAAGCGGCCTGGGCTGCCGCCTGCATGAGGACAAGATCCCCGTGGCCGAAGAAATGAAACGCGCCGCTTTTAAGTTTGAGATAGACCCCACCGCCTGCGCGCTCAGTGGCGGGGAGGATTATGAGCTGCTGTTCACCCTCCCACAATCTGAATACGATAAACTCGTTCTAAATGAACAGATCAGCGTGATCGGCTATATGACTGAAGCAGCTGAAGGCGCAAAGATTGTCACCAAAGGCGGTAACCTGCATCCTATCACCGCCCAGGGATGGAACGCATTTAAAAAGTAA
- a CDS encoding inositol monophosphatase family protein — MLKETLLNATEAGAKVLQHYFNSKNLAISNKEGINNLVTEADHAAEKAIIDTIKASFPEHYILSEEAGEIVMDSSYKWIIDPIDGTVNYAHGIPICCVSIGLEKDGKMILGAVFNPFLKEFYLAEAGKGAFLNGDKIQVSGQNEVIKSCLVTGFPYTYLDMPNGPLECFERFIRKGIPVRRLGSAAMDLCWVAAGRFDGFYEHKLQAWDSAAGFLLVEEAGGKVTDFTGAHYSPYQPHILATNGHIHAEMLEWINNRV; from the coding sequence ATGCTAAAAGAAACACTCCTCAATGCCACGGAAGCAGGCGCTAAAGTGCTGCAACATTATTTCAATAGTAAAAATCTGGCCATCAGCAATAAAGAAGGGATCAATAACCTCGTCACCGAGGCCGATCATGCTGCAGAAAAAGCCATTATTGACACTATCAAAGCCAGCTTCCCGGAGCATTATATCCTGAGTGAGGAAGCCGGGGAGATTGTCATGGACAGTTCCTACAAATGGATCATTGATCCTATTGACGGCACTGTTAACTATGCGCATGGCATTCCCATCTGCTGTGTTTCCATCGGCCTGGAAAAAGATGGCAAAATGATCCTCGGCGCCGTGTTCAATCCCTTCCTGAAAGAGTTCTACCTGGCGGAAGCCGGCAAAGGCGCTTTCCTGAATGGCGACAAGATCCAGGTAAGCGGACAGAACGAGGTCATCAAATCCTGCCTGGTAACAGGTTTTCCCTATACTTACCTCGATATGCCCAATGGCCCGCTGGAATGTTTTGAACGTTTTATCCGCAAAGGCATCCCGGTTCGCCGCCTCGGTTCCGCCGCTATGGACCTTTGCTGGGTAGCCGCCGGCCGCTTTGACGGATTCTATGAACACAAGCTGCAGGCCTGGGACAGCGCCGCCGGTTTCCTGCTGGTGGAAGAAGCAGGTGGTAAAGTGACCGACTTCACCGGCGCTCACTACTCGCCCTATCAGCCGCATATCCTGGCCACCAATGGTCATATCCATGCCGAAATGCTGGAGTGGATCAATAACAGGGTATAG
- a CDS encoding nitrilase family protein — protein MSSLTVSLIQSNLHWEDKAANLQQLEKKILAIERPQLVVLPEMFSTGFSMKPALLAETMDGPAVQWMRELAARKRVILTGSLIIEEGGHYFNRLIWMLPNGQLGYYDKRHLFGYAGEHEKYTPGAKRLIATVNGWRVNLQVCYDLRFPVWARQQLYPAAEGAALEALAKQAAQQTVLPEQQDNGSAENHHQPSAAGRTDTQTAPGSSQIKNTPTAQQPAFSEETVPAEYDLLVYVANWPERRNHAWKTLLQARAIENQCYVIGVNRVGNDGNNYYHSGDSMLVDPLGEVLFTKAHEEVVYTTTLEKEKLEGIRSKLPFLKDADDFMISG, from the coding sequence ATGTCATCGCTCACCGTCTCCCTGATACAATCCAACCTGCATTGGGAGGATAAGGCCGCCAACCTGCAACAGCTGGAAAAAAAGATCCTGGCTATTGAAAGGCCGCAGCTGGTAGTATTGCCTGAAATGTTCAGCACCGGCTTCAGTATGAAACCCGCCCTGCTGGCGGAAACTATGGACGGGCCTGCTGTTCAGTGGATGCGGGAACTGGCTGCCCGCAAAAGAGTGATCCTCACCGGCAGCCTGATCATTGAAGAAGGCGGGCATTATTTCAACCGGCTGATATGGATGCTGCCCAACGGGCAACTGGGCTATTATGATAAAAGACACCTGTTCGGCTATGCCGGCGAACACGAAAAATATACACCCGGCGCCAAAAGGCTGATCGCTACGGTCAATGGCTGGCGGGTCAACCTGCAGGTCTGCTATGATCTGCGTTTCCCCGTCTGGGCCCGGCAGCAATTGTATCCGGCTGCTGAAGGAGCGGCGCTGGAGGCGCTGGCGAAACAGGCCGCGCAACAAACCGTCCTTCCCGAACAACAGGACAACGGTTCTGCCGAAAACCACCACCAGCCATCCGCAGCCGGCAGAACGGATACTCAAACGGCCCCTGGTTCGTCCCAAATAAAAAACACCCCCACGGCTCAGCAACCCGCTTTTTCCGAAGAAACTGTTCCTGCGGAATATGATCTCCTGGTCTATGTGGCCAACTGGCCCGAGCGCCGCAACCATGCCTGGAAAACCCTGCTACAGGCAAGGGCTATCGAAAACCAGTGTTATGTGATCGGGGTGAACCGGGTAGGGAACGACGGGAACAATTACTACCATAGCGGGGACAGCATGCTGGTGGATCCGCTGGGTGAGGTGTTGTTCACCAAAGCCCATGAGGAAGTGGTGTACACGACTACGCTGGAAAAAGAAAAGCTGGAAGGGATCCGCAGTAAGCTGCCTTTTTTGAAAGATGCGGACGACTTTATGATCAGCGGCTAA
- a CDS encoding glycosyltransferase family 2 protein, whose translation MHLSVIIVNYNVKYFLEQCLCSVARARTLLLAAGREMEVIVVDNCSSDGSIPYLQPRFPFVRFLDSSENLGFGKANNLAWRQAAGDYILFLNPDTILPEDCLLQCLDYLEQQPAAGALGIRMIDGSGHYLPESKRGFPSPWVSFCKMSGLTTLFPTSKIFAGYYMGHLDPRVSQEVAILAGAFMLLKKQLLEQTGGFDERFFMYAEDIDLSYRIRQAGFRNYYFAGSTIIHFKGESTRKDARYIKLFYEAMILFVRKHFRGVASWWYVRLLELAIRLKAAASKTKPVAPADPFVGAAVAVQGENNVALARFLETKGSRGVTAGNPADVIIYSEGPALSYRSIIAAVEKRGQQYPPFITGQGSSSLAGSHSKDNQGYSMPLAEV comes from the coding sequence ATGCACCTCTCCGTTATTATTGTTAACTATAATGTTAAATATTTCCTTGAGCAGTGCCTCTGTTCGGTGGCCCGCGCCCGGACATTGCTGCTGGCTGCCGGCAGGGAAATGGAGGTGATAGTGGTGGACAACTGCTCTTCCGATGGCAGTATACCTTACCTGCAACCACGCTTTCCCTTTGTCCGGTTCCTGGACAGTTCAGAAAACCTGGGCTTCGGCAAAGCCAATAACCTGGCCTGGCGCCAGGCCGCGGGGGACTATATCCTTTTTCTTAATCCCGATACCATCCTGCCGGAGGACTGCCTCCTGCAATGCCTGGATTACCTGGAGCAGCAGCCTGCCGCCGGCGCACTGGGGATCCGGATGATTGATGGCAGTGGTCATTACCTGCCGGAATCCAAAAGAGGCTTTCCCTCGCCCTGGGTCTCTTTCTGCAAAATGAGCGGGCTGACGACCCTGTTCCCAACATCAAAGATCTTTGCCGGTTATTATATGGGTCACCTGGATCCGCGGGTCAGCCAGGAAGTGGCCATCCTGGCCGGCGCGTTCATGCTGCTGAAAAAACAATTGCTGGAGCAGACCGGCGGCTTTGACGAGCGTTTTTTCATGTATGCCGAGGACATTGACCTCAGCTACCGGATCCGGCAGGCCGGCTTCCGCAATTATTATTTTGCGGGCAGCACCATCATTCACTTCAAAGGGGAGAGTACCCGCAAAGACGCCCGGTATATTAAATTGTTCTATGAAGCCATGATCCTTTTTGTGCGTAAGCATTTCAGGGGTGTGGCCTCCTGGTGGTATGTGCGGCTGCTGGAACTGGCTATCCGGCTGAAAGCCGCTGCCAGCAAAACAAAGCCGGTTGCGCCCGCTGATCCTTTTGTGGGCGCTGCTGTGGCGGTGCAGGGGGAGAACAATGTTGCATTGGCCCGTTTCCTGGAAACAAAAGGCAGCAGGGGAGTTACTGCCGGTAATCCTGCTGACGTAATTATATATAGTGAAGGTCCTGCGCTTTCTTACCGGTCCATCATTGCAGCCGTTGAAAAGCGTGGGCAACAATATCCCCCATTTATTACAGGCCAGGGCAGCAGCAGCCTGGCCGGCAGTCATTCAAAAGACAACCAGGGTTATAGTATGCCGTTGGCGGAAGTATAG
- a CDS encoding GH3 auxin-responsive promoter family protein has translation MALIDITLPRSIARALRLPERSPKRQQIRVLKKLLKKARFTEFGQQYLFDEILLSKHAGKKFQQLVPLYDYNKIYDEWWHKTLEGKPDVCWPGKIKFFALSSGTSESASKYIPITNDLMRGNRVVMIKQMLTLRTYHDIPVKSIGKGWLMLGGSTDLQKGPGYYAGDLSGITAKKVPFWFSPFYKPGKKIARTRDWNTKIEAIVEEAPNWDIGFVVGVPAWIQMCMEKIIERYNLKSIHDMWPNLAFFVHGGVSFEPYKKGFERLVAKPLTYIETYLASEGFIAYQDRQHAKGMRLALNDHIFFEFIPFNDTNFDADGNVTPEAETLMIHEVEEGKDYAILLSTTAGAWRYLIGDTIRFVDAEKAEIVITGRTKHFLSLVGEHLSVDNMNKAVQLVSDEMNICIPEYTVAGVPHGLFFAHQWWVACDDHVDPELLRSKIDGQLKALNDDYAVERNSALKEVHLNILPESKFMEFMTQKGKVGGQHKFPRVMKGKMYQDWVRFLDTGSV, from the coding sequence ATGGCCTTAATTGATATTACCTTACCCCGGTCTATAGCAAGAGCGTTGCGATTGCCTGAAAGGTCCCCGAAGCGCCAGCAGATTAGGGTACTCAAGAAATTATTGAAGAAAGCCCGGTTTACGGAGTTCGGACAGCAGTACCTGTTTGATGAGATCCTCCTGAGTAAACATGCGGGTAAAAAATTCCAGCAGTTAGTTCCCCTTTACGATTATAATAAGATCTACGACGAATGGTGGCATAAGACACTGGAGGGAAAACCGGATGTATGCTGGCCCGGCAAGATCAAATTCTTTGCCCTCAGTTCCGGCACTTCAGAATCCGCCAGCAAGTATATCCCCATTACCAACGACCTGATGCGCGGCAACCGGGTGGTCATGATCAAGCAGATGCTGACCCTGCGCACCTACCATGATATTCCTGTAAAGAGCATCGGTAAAGGATGGCTGATGCTGGGCGGCAGCACCGACCTGCAAAAAGGCCCCGGCTATTACGCCGGCGACCTGAGCGGCATCACCGCTAAAAAAGTACCTTTCTGGTTCTCGCCATTTTATAAACCCGGCAAGAAGATTGCCCGGACCCGCGACTGGAATACCAAGATAGAAGCCATTGTAGAAGAAGCGCCCAACTGGGACATCGGTTTTGTAGTGGGCGTGCCCGCCTGGATCCAGATGTGCATGGAGAAGATCATTGAACGGTATAACCTCAAGAGTATCCATGATATGTGGCCTAACCTGGCCTTCTTTGTACATGGCGGCGTTTCCTTTGAACCCTATAAAAAGGGGTTTGAAAGACTGGTAGCCAAACCGCTCACCTATATTGAGACCTACCTGGCTTCCGAAGGCTTTATCGCCTACCAGGACCGGCAGCACGCCAAAGGCATGCGCCTGGCCCTGAATGATCATATCTTTTTTGAATTCATTCCTTTCAACGATACCAATTTTGATGCGGACGGCAATGTGACCCCCGAAGCCGAAACCCTCATGATCCATGAGGTGGAGGAAGGAAAGGACTATGCCATCCTGCTCAGCACTACGGCCGGCGCCTGGCGTTACCTGATCGGTGATACCATCCGCTTTGTGGATGCCGAAAAAGCAGAGATCGTGATCACCGGCAGGACCAAACATTTCCTCAGCCTGGTGGGCGAACACCTGAGCGTGGATAATATGAACAAGGCCGTGCAGCTGGTAAGCGATGAAATGAATATCTGTATCCCTGAATATACGGTGGCCGGCGTGCCGCATGGATTGTTCTTCGCTCACCAATGGTGGGTGGCCTGTGATGATCATGTGGATCCCGAACTGTTACGCAGCAAGATTGACGGACAGCTGAAAGCCCTGAACGACGACTATGCCGTGGAAAGGAACAGCGCCCTGAAAGAAGTACACCTGAACATCCTTCCCGAGTCAAAGTTCATGGAGTTCATGACGCAGAAAGGAAAGGTCGGCGGACAGCATAAGTTTCCCCGCGTGATGAAGGGAAAGATGTACCAGGACTGGGTCAGGTTCCTGGACACCGGATCTGTCTGA